A genomic segment from Drosophila miranda strain MSH22 chromosome 3, D.miranda_PacBio2.1, whole genome shotgun sequence encodes:
- the LOC117188086 gene encoding E3 ubiquitin-protein ligase Topors-like, with amino-acid sequence MAEVVEELPAAAAASYADDVGASVIVEPVIGLPLTVNGTGRTLPPAAMKFADLTESGSESGDGDGDGDGEGEGDSSANANSNSNGNGEPGTSASGSGRTSPPPNCAICLSRCRRKCFTDSCMHQFCFKCLCEWSKVKAECPLCKQPFKTIIHNVRTLDDFDSYPVQNSSPPIQDHHPALRFQVVRRPRFMPLVQNRSSMTNDLDGAAAGDDSQDGLPTAESSGGRHSYNRFEPYRMELMNFYRHDQDPAISGSSLSQLWRRYVYDRKLYALPISDSLTGHFREWSARFYGNNQMRRLMPWIHRDIVCLLRNDAHSVSTVMQLMHDMLPLTNILGPTFRRRLSPFLGERTSHFIHELANFARSPFDMIGYDHVVQYSARVAEEVEVDLLDMVETQSSNESDLHLEVGDGETANAESSNDWNAPNDRPSTSVIVTNPGATHSFSVTMNSDGSELPGVRRTTTSNVGSQTVAINLSMRRPASESEVIEIDDGDAAANAEVAAINDGSNTNRRQAGASIPISAHIELESSSNSSDDDECVFVLELKPPHLRTPEQVTLDSNSDSDVVFVNEENESASATQRPSATATAVNDAEENEAQTADHGLYMGPSTSAAASKGKNWKQCYDYARRQDLLRIAGSTRPKRTSNPPRLIPPVSQSNSSSSSSSSFCSSTATPMGAHQWSTSSDDSSESSGNSSEASEPKKKSSSDDSDDGSPELNLQLSALRAALRSEAALEDRKPLELELHMAHEEEREQEQQPQAPQGIMDQQSEETQPECSAPKRRRSCSNSNLSSHSASVASSTTASSSSALSSFNWQATSYASDPLVRGSGTTDVHDIAHSLIELSTLTHERNAGDGADVDVGVDVDVDGGVSGGLFNDQSSGVEVAISFIRHALPNTANSLEDNVHLGLYSDVDTEPLVEADADTATATEDQEEDEDDDDDENENEDEDEDDDDDDDDTNLPMYKQNLLKCYENDDDDHEGNDNDNDNEEDDDDDDDDDDDDDD; translated from the exons ATGGCGGAGGTGGTAGAGGAGCTGCCCGCAGCAGCCGCCGCCTCATATGCGGACGATGTCGGTGCTTCTGTTATTGTTGAGCCTGTAATAGGATTGCCCCTCACTGTCAATGGCACGGGCAGAACCCTTCCACCGGCAGCTATGAAATTCGCCGATCTCACAGAGAGTGGCAGCGAAAgtggcgacggcgacggcgacggcgacggtgAAGGCGAAGGCGATAGCAGTGCCAAcgccaacagcaacagcaacggcaacggggAGCCGGGCACCAGTGCATCGGGCAGTGGCCGGACCTCGCCACCGCCCAACTGTGCCATCTGCCTGTCGCGCTGCAGGCGAAAATGCTTCACCGACTCGTGCATGCATCAGTTTTGCTTCAAGTGCCTCTGCGAATGGAGCAAG GTGAAAGCCGAGTGTCCGCTGTGCAAGCAGCCCTTCAAGACGATCATCCACAATGTCCGCACACTGGATGACTTCGACAGCTATCCGGTTCAGAACTCATCACCGCCCATACAAGATCACCATCCAGCGCTGCGCTTTCAAGTTGTACGACGTCCCAGGTTCATGCCGCTGGTGCAGAACCGGTCGTCGATGACGAACGACCTGGACGGCGCGGCGGCTGGTGATGATTCACAGGATGGCCTGCCCACTGCTGAATCGTCGGGTGGCCGCCACTCGTACAATcgcttcgaaccgtaccgcaTGGAGTTGATGAATTTCTATCGTCACGACCAGGATCCCGCCATCTCGGGCAGTTCCCTGAGCCAGCTCTGGCGGCGCTACGTCTATGATCGCAAGCTATATGCTCTGCCAATCAGTGATAGCCTCACCGGCCACTTCCGCGAGTGGAGTGCTCGTTTCTACGG AAACAATCAGATGCGCCGCCTGATGCCGTGGATACACCGCGACATTGTGTGCCTGCTGAGAAATGACGCGCACAGTGTCAGCACCGTGATGCAGTTGATGCACGACATGCTGCCCTTGACGAACATACTGGGACCCACATTCCGGCGCCGATTGTCACCGTTCTTGGGCGAGCGGACCAGTCACTTCATCCACGAGCTGGCTAACTTCGCCCGCTCCCCATTCGACATGATTGGGTACGATCATGTGGTCCAGTACTCGGCCCGTGTTGCGGAGGAGGTGGAAGTGGATCTGCTAGACATGGTCGAAACGCAGTCGTCCAACGAGAGTGACTTACATTTGGAGGTGGGCGATGGGGAGACTGCGAACGCCGAGTCCTCCAACGACTGGAACGCACCCAACGATCGTCCGTCCACCAGTGTGATTGTGACCAATCCCGGTGCCACACATTCCTTCAGCGTGACAATGAACAGCGATGGCAGCGAGCTACCAGGTGTACGGCGTACCACCACCTCAAACGTCGGCTCCCAGACGGTGGCCATCAACTTGAGCATGCGGCGTCCGGCCAGCGAGTCGGAAGTGATCGAGATCGATGACGGCGATGCCGCTGCCAATGCCGAGGTGGCCGCCATCAACGATGGCAGCAACACAAACAGGCGCCAAGCCGGCGCCAGCATCCCGATTAGTGCCCACATTGAGCtggaaagcagcagcaactccaGCGATGATGATGAGTGTGTCTTTGTGCTGGAACTGAAGCCGCCGCATTTGCGGACCCCCGAGCAGGTGACCCTCGACTCCAACAGCGACTCGGACGTTGTATTTGTGAATGAAGAGAATGAGAGTGCGTCGGCCACCCAGCGTCCgtcagccacagcaacagccgTAAATGATGCGGAAGAGAACGAGGCTCAAACGGCCGATCATGGCCTATACATGGGTCCCAGTACAAGCGCTGCCGCCAGCAAAGGCAAAAACTGGAAGCAGTGCTACGACTACGCACGTCGTCAGGATCTTTTACGCATCGCTGGCTCCACACGACCCAAACGCACCAGCAATCCTCCTCGTCTCATTCCCCCAGTTAGCCAAAGCAACAGTTcgagcagtagcagcagcagcttctgCAGTAGCACTGCCACACCAATGGGTGCCCACCAGTGGAGCACGAGCAGCGACGACAGCAGTGAAAGCAGTGGCAACAGTAGCGAAGCGAGTG AACCCAAAAAAAAGAGTAGCAGTGACGACTCGGACGATGGCAGCCCGGAACTAAATCTTCAGCTAAGCGCCTTGCGGGCCGCTTTGCGTTCGGAGGCAGCGTTGGAGGATCGAAAGCCGCTCGAGCTGGAGCTGCATATGGCGCATGAGGAGGAGCGAGAGCAGGAACAGCAGCCACAGGCGCCACAGGGGATTATGGATCAGCAGTCGGAGGAAACGCAGCCAGAGTGCAGTGCGCCGAAGCGTCGTCGCAGCTGTAGCAACAGTAATCTGTCCAGCCACAGTGCCAGCGTAGCGAGCAGCACCACAGCCAGCTCCAGCTCGGCTCTGAGCTCCTTCAACTGGCAGGCAACGAGCTATGCGAGTGACCCTCTGGTGCGGGGCAGTGGCACCACCGACGTGCACGACATAGCCCACTCACTGATTGAACTGTCCACGCTGACGCATGAAAGAAACGCCGGGGACGGGGCAGACGTGGACGTGGGcgtggacgtggacgtggacgGAGGCGTCAGTGGAGGCTTGTTCAATGATCAGTCGAGTGGAGTCGAGGTTGCGATTAGCTTTATACGCCATGCACTGCCTAACACTGCCAATAGCCTAGAGGACAATGTGCATCTGGGACTGTACTCGGACGTGGACACAGAACCTTTGGTGGAAGCAGATGCGGAtactgccacagccaccgaAGACCAGGAGGAAGATGaagacgatgatgatgatgaaaatgaaaatgaagaTGAGGATGAagacgacgatgatgacgatgatgatacCAACCTACCTATGTATAAGCAAAATTTATTGAAATGTTATGAGAACGACGATGATGATCATGAGGGTAATGATAATGATAACGACAAtgaggaggacgacgacgatgacgacgacgatgatgatgatgatgatgattag
- the LOC117188087 gene encoding uncharacterized protein LOC117188087, which translates to MSTIQAILWRVYVYANSLYSLPPRQTRSFRKWSPRVLRNDPCAIHRIMEWAIRDTAVVCRSKAEMVKAFEALYGMLPHVSMQSAEFENTLLTFFGPKTNQFIHELINFARSPYDHLISYDLNVKYRAVHDVPDDGNDVEMPCTSAEALKKEQAGAVLHSLVEFATRMNNDDYLSFDADLNIEEEDCFTIDALGVSRAQRSSPALISLSQAVPAGYAQMPGRQQLSPTQEEQHSYPALQEALSRSVFDVGGNRQRMRLQRWLPALLPSGTLPNWMTVRAHLEARRTLANSASSTGSIRRRRRRALNRDAAWGNF; encoded by the exons ATGTCTACGATTCAAGCGATCTTGTGGCGCGTCTACGTGTATGCCAATTCTTTGTACTCGCTGCCACCACGGCAGACGCGCAGCTTCCGCAAGTGGAGCCCTCGGGTGCTCAG AAATGATCCGTGTGCGATTCACCGCATCATGGAGTGGGCGATCCGCGATACAGCTGTCGTATGCAGGAGCAAGGCGGAGATGGTGAAAGCTTTCGAGGCGTTGTACGGCATGCTGCCGCATGTCAGCATGCAGAGCGCCGAGTTCGAGAACACTTTGCTTACCTTCTTTGGGCCCAAGACAAATCAGTTTATCCACGAGCTGATCAACTTTGCCCGCTCGCCGTACGACCACTTGATCTCCTACGATTTGAACGTGAAGTATCGCGCTGTGCACGATGTGCCGGATGATGGAAATGATGTGGAAATGCCGTGCACCTCGGCGGAGGCTCTTAAAAAGGAACAGGCGGGGGCAGTGCTTCATAGCCTTGTGGAGTTCGCCACCCGCATGAATAACGATGACTACCTTAGCTTCGACGCGGACTTGAATATCGAGGAAGAAGATTGCTTCACCATAGACGCGTTGGGCGTCAGCAGGGCTCAGAGAAGCAGTCCCGCGCTAATAAGCCTTTCGCAAGCGGTGCCTGCGGGATATGCTCAGATGCCCGGACGGCAACAGCTGTCGCCAACACAAGAGGAGCAGCACTCGTACCCTGCTTTGCAGGAGGCCCTATCAAGGAGCGTGTTCGATGTGGGTGGCAATCGTCAGCGGATGCGGTTGCAGCGCTGGCTTCCGGCATTGCTGCCCTCGGGAACGCTCCCAAACTGGATGACAGTTCGGGCTCACCTGGAAGCTCGAAGGACTTTGGCTAATTCTGCTTCTTCTACGGGTTCTATTAGACGCAGGCGCAGACGCGCCCTTAACCGCGACGCAGCTTGGGGCAATTTTTAG